One window of the Benincasa hispida cultivar B227 chromosome 3, ASM972705v1, whole genome shotgun sequence genome contains the following:
- the LOC120074438 gene encoding glucose-6-phosphate 1-dehydrogenase 1, chloroplastic-like: protein MFMDCHFRTPSSSSANFVPSSLKNETILPRKFVSSPRKTYFPSWVSQISVRKCVSSHLQLKSSNGHPLNAVFLPDGSPGSSLLNEQIALQEEDKSVLDSDKAQSTLSITVVGASGDLAKKKIFPALFALYYEDCLPEDFIVFGYARTSMTDEQLRNMISKTLTCRIDKRANCEDKMDEFLKRCFYHSGQYSSEEDFSELDRKLKEKEDGKVSNRLFYLSIPPNIFVDVVKCASQRASSGSGWTRVIVEKPFGRDSDSSGELTRSLKQYLTEDQIFRIDHYLGKELVENLSVLRFSNLVFEPLWSRSYIRNVQLIFSEDFGTEGRGGYFDNYGIIRDIMQNHLLQILALFAMETPVSLDAEDIRNEKVKVLKSMRPLQLEDVVVGQYKGHSKGGKSYSAYIDDPTVPNDSITPTFAAAAIFIDNARWDGVPFLMKAGKALHTRRAEIRVQFRHVPGNLYKRNFGTDLDKATNELVLRVQPNEAIYLKINNKVPGLGMRLDRSDLNLLYRSRYPSEIPDAYERLLLDAVEGERRLFIRSDELDAAWSLFTPLLNELEEKKIAPELYPYGSRGPVGAHYLAAKYNVRWGDLGEDRDP from the exons ATGTTCATGGATTGTCATTTCAGaaccccttcttcttcctctgctAACTTTGTGCCATCTTCTCTCAAGAATGAAACGATTTTGCCCAGAAAATTTGTCTCCTCACCAAGAAAAACATATTTCCCTTCGTGGGTCTCTCAGATTTCTGTAAGAAAATGTGTTAGTAGCCATCTTCAGCTTAAGTCATCTAATGGGCATCCCTTGAATGCAGTTTTTTTACCAGATG GTAGTCCTGGAAGTTCTCTTCTCAATGAACAAATTGCACTTCAGGAGGAAGACAAATCTGTTCTGGATTCAGATAAAGCTCAATCTACACTCAGTATAACTGTTGTTGGAGCTTCAGGTGACCTGGCAAAAAAGAAGATCTTTCCCGCACTTTTTGCTCTTTATTATGAGGATTGTCTACCAGAG GATTTTATCGTGTTTGGTTATGCTCGGACTAGTATGACTGATGAGCAACTCCGAAATATGATTAGTAAAACTCTGACTTGCAGAATTGATAAGAG GGCAAACTGTGAGGACAAGATggatgaatttttaaaaagatgcttttaccattCTGGTCAATATAGCTCTGAGGAAGATTTCTCTGAGTTGGACAGGAAGTTGAAAGAAAAAGAG GATGGAAAAGTTTCAAatagattattttatttatcaattccTCCGAACATATTCGTCGACGTTGTCAAGTGTGCTAGCCAACGGGCATCTTCAGGAAGTGGTTGGACTAGAGTCATTGTTGAAAAGCCATTTGGCCGTGACTCAGATTCTTCTGGTGAGCTAACCAGAAGTTTAAAGCAATATCTCACAGAAGACCAAATATTTAG GATTGACCATTATTTGGGCAAGGAGCTTGTAGAGAATCTGTCCGTTCTTCGGTTCTCCAATCTTGTTTTTGAGCCTCTTTGGTCCAGGAGCTATATCCGCAATGTCCAATTGATATTTTCTGAAGATTTTGGAACAGAGGGGCGGGGAGG ATACTTTGATAACTATGGAATCATACGAGATATAATGCAAAAccatcttcttcaaattttggctcTATTTGCTATGGAGACACCTGTCAGTTTAGACGCCGAGGATATCAGGAACGAAAAG GTAAAGGTCCTGAAGTCAATGAGACCTCTGCAACTTGAAGATGTAGTTGTTGGGCAATACAAGGGGCACAGCAAAGGTGGGAAATCATACTCTGCATATATAGATGATCCAACTGTTCCCAATGATAGCATCACTCCGACATTTGCGGCAGCTGCTATTTTTATCGATAATGCCAGATGGGATGGGGTGCCCTTCTTGATGAAAGCTGGAAAGGCTTTACATACAAGGAG AGCAGAGATCAGGGTTCAGTTCAGACATGTCCCAGGTAACTTATACAAGAGGAACTTCGGAACAGATTTGGACAAAGCTACAAATGAGCTTGTCTTGCGTGTTCAACCCAACGAGGCTATTTATTTGAAGATCAACAATAAAGTTCCTGGTCTCGGAATGCGATTAGATCGTAGTGATCTGAACTTGCTGTATCGATCTAG GTACCCAAGCGAAATACCAGATGCATATGAGAGGTTGCTTTTGGATGCTGTTGAAGGGGAGCGAAGGTTATTCATTAGGAGCGACGAGCTCGACGCTGCGTGGTCATTGTTCACTCCATTGTTAAATGAACTTGAAGAGAAAAAGATTGCTCCAGAGCTTTATCCATATGGCAGCAGAGGGCCGGTTGGGGCTCACTACTTAGCTGCCAAGTACAACGTAAGATGGGGAGATCTAGGCGAGGATCGTGACCCGTAG